From one Paenibacillus terrae HPL-003 genomic stretch:
- a CDS encoding HAD family hydrolase: MNLHKKAVFFDVDDTMYDHLHPTRDALRTVLGLSERFPYEEAYHRIRYYSDVLSAKGGLLEGKAGLDELEDMREGRFVLALQEFGVNITREQAVDIQKEYLDRQYRIEPFEGATSLMDELSSAGYLVGLITNGLEDHQMSKIRAMALENHIAAEHIFVSGTVGYAKPDPRIFEVVNERTGTLAEHCCYIGDSWRNDVAGAVAANWRVIWFNHRKAAPESEVAGAYETAASYSELKKLLLYPTYV; the protein is encoded by the coding sequence ATGAACTTGCACAAGAAGGCAGTATTTTTTGATGTGGATGATACAATGTACGATCATTTGCACCCTACTCGTGATGCATTGCGTACAGTATTAGGATTGAGTGAGCGTTTTCCTTATGAAGAGGCCTATCATCGTATTCGCTATTACAGTGATGTGTTATCAGCCAAAGGAGGACTATTGGAGGGAAAGGCTGGGCTGGATGAGCTGGAGGATATGAGGGAGGGCCGTTTTGTCCTGGCTTTACAGGAATTTGGGGTGAATATTACCCGTGAGCAGGCAGTGGATATCCAAAAAGAGTACTTGGATCGCCAGTATCGGATTGAGCCTTTCGAGGGAGCTACATCGTTAATGGATGAATTGAGCTCGGCCGGATATCTGGTTGGCTTGATTACAAATGGTCTCGAAGATCACCAGATGAGCAAAATCAGGGCGATGGCGCTGGAAAATCATATTGCGGCAGAGCATATTTTTGTATCCGGAACGGTTGGCTATGCCAAGCCTGATCCACGTATCTTCGAAGTGGTGAACGAACGGACTGGGACTCTGGCGGAGCATTGCTGCTATATTGGGGATTCCTGGCGCAATGACGTGGCGGGAGCTGTAGCGGCGAATTGGCGGGTCATCTGGTTCAATCACAGAAAGGCTGCCCCGGAGTCTGAGGTAGCGGGAGCCTATGAAACAGCGGCAAGCTATTCAGAGTTGAAAAAGTTACTGCTGTATCCGACATATGTCTAA
- the recQ gene encoding DNA helicase RecQ codes for MSVQAPTLERAQDLLQKFYGYPDFREGQKKIVASMLEGNDTLGIMPTGGGKSICYQIPALLHDGLTIVVSPLISLMKDQVDALTTMGIAAAYINSTLSGREVNDRIRAARNGDLKLLYVAPERLELDWFRDEMAQLPISCVAVDEAHCVSQWGHDFRTSYLAVAPFVDGLYERPIVAAFTATATPQVMDDIVRLLRLREPETFVTGLGRPNLAFSVLRGEDKRSFLLNYAREHDGESGIIYAATRKDVDDLYQRLRDAGMAAGRYHAGMTDQERADSQEGFLYDDIRVIVATNAFGMGIDKSNVRYVIHYNMPKNMEAYVQEAGRAGRDGDPSQCILLFGPQDIVTQKFLIEQNPQDEERKRNDYRKLQQMVDYCYTTRCLRTAQLEYFGEAEEHEACGTCSSCTDERELVDMTIDAQKIFSCIHRMRERFGVSMVASVLKGSRNKKVLQYGFDSLPTYGVMGNRTEKEISEIINVLVSEGYLLLSEGQYPVVRLQQPAAEVLKGQREVMQRVVRHATAFAGGTGSRGRQGRDAYPAAVNETVFEQLRLIRRDLAAQEHVPSYIIFNDATLREMSVANPQSEADMLRIKGVGEVKFRKYGKLFLDFFQNQGNAVGAVNEDEIYADDVYEDFE; via the coding sequence ATGAGTGTACAAGCACCAACATTGGAACGGGCGCAGGATTTACTGCAAAAATTTTATGGCTATCCCGATTTCCGGGAGGGTCAAAAGAAAATTGTCGCCAGTATGCTGGAGGGCAACGATACGTTAGGCATTATGCCGACAGGTGGCGGGAAATCCATATGCTACCAGATTCCCGCACTGCTGCATGATGGACTGACGATTGTTGTGTCACCGCTGATCTCACTGATGAAGGATCAGGTGGATGCGCTGACCACGATGGGAATTGCGGCTGCCTATATCAATAGTACGCTGAGTGGCCGAGAAGTGAACGACCGCATACGTGCCGCACGGAATGGAGATTTGAAGCTTCTATATGTTGCACCGGAACGGCTGGAACTGGACTGGTTCCGCGATGAGATGGCGCAGCTACCGATTTCCTGCGTTGCGGTCGACGAGGCGCACTGCGTATCCCAGTGGGGACATGACTTTCGCACCAGTTATTTGGCGGTGGCTCCTTTTGTGGACGGGCTATACGAGCGCCCGATTGTAGCGGCATTCACGGCAACGGCGACACCGCAGGTCATGGACGACATCGTGCGGCTGCTTCGTCTGCGTGAACCGGAGACATTCGTCACGGGACTGGGACGGCCGAATTTGGCGTTCAGCGTGCTGCGTGGGGAGGACAAGCGCAGCTTTCTGCTGAATTATGCGCGTGAGCATGACGGCGAATCGGGCATTATTTATGCGGCGACACGCAAGGACGTGGACGATCTGTACCAACGGCTGCGGGATGCGGGAATGGCGGCTGGGCGTTATCATGCCGGGATGACCGATCAGGAACGGGCAGACAGCCAGGAGGGCTTCCTGTACGACGACATTCGTGTCATTGTAGCGACCAACGCCTTCGGCATGGGGATCGACAAATCGAACGTGCGCTACGTCATTCACTACAATATGCCTAAAAATATGGAGGCTTACGTACAAGAGGCGGGACGCGCAGGACGTGACGGTGATCCGAGTCAATGTATTTTGCTGTTCGGACCGCAGGATATTGTGACCCAGAAATTCCTGATCGAGCAAAATCCACAGGATGAGGAGCGCAAGCGCAACGACTACCGTAAGCTCCAGCAGATGGTTGATTATTGCTATACGACTCGCTGCTTGCGTACGGCGCAGCTTGAGTATTTTGGTGAGGCAGAGGAGCATGAAGCTTGCGGCACATGCAGCTCATGTACGGATGAACGGGAACTGGTGGACATGACCATTGATGCGCAAAAGATTTTTTCGTGTATTCATCGCATGCGGGAACGTTTTGGTGTTTCAATGGTAGCCTCGGTATTGAAAGGCTCGCGTAACAAAAAAGTGCTACAGTATGGCTTTGACAGCCTGCCAACCTATGGTGTAATGGGCAATCGGACGGAAAAAGAAATTTCTGAAATTATTAACGTCCTTGTATCGGAAGGCTATCTGCTGCTGTCTGAGGGACAATATCCGGTTGTCCGTTTGCAGCAGCCTGCGGCAGAAGTGCTGAAAGGTCAGCGCGAAGTCATGCAGCGTGTGGTGCGACATGCCACTGCTTTTGCAGGTGGGACGGGCTCGCGTGGACGACAGGGACGCGATGCGTATCCAGCGGCAGTCAACGAAACGGTGTTCGAGCAACTGCGCCTGATTCGCCGCGATTTGGCCGCACAGGAGCATGTACCGTCCTATATCATTTTTAACGATGCTACGCTGCGTGAGATGAGTGTAGCGAACCCGCAATCTGAGGCGGACATGCTG
- a CDS encoding threonine/serine exporter family protein translates to MNNHSYPTPEIIEVCLLAGKLMMQNGAETYRVEDTMSRIASAYGISQSHSYVTPTGIFFAINDSEPAKLIRIVERTTDLHKVVEVNEISRKIGRGDMSPRAAVTELSKIERGPLRYSNRVQLMAAALASGCFMIMFGGVWRDFPAAVLCGGAGLAAVQYFHRLVKVKFFSEFSASFLIGLLAALLTVAGWGQMMDKIIIGSVMPLVPGLLITNAIRDLMAGHLVSGISKGADACLTSFGIGAGVAVIISYM, encoded by the coding sequence ATGAATAATCATTCCTATCCTACCCCTGAGATCATCGAGGTTTGTCTGCTGGCTGGCAAGCTCATGATGCAAAATGGAGCCGAAACCTATCGTGTCGAAGACACGATGTCCCGCATTGCCTCTGCCTACGGCATATCCCAGTCACATAGCTATGTGACACCGACCGGGATTTTTTTTGCCATTAACGACTCGGAGCCTGCCAAGCTGATCCGGATTGTGGAGCGGACCACCGATCTGCACAAGGTAGTAGAGGTTAACGAAATTTCACGTAAAATAGGTCGGGGTGACATGTCACCCCGCGCAGCCGTTACGGAGCTGTCCAAGATTGAACGTGGTCCTCTCCGCTATTCCAATCGCGTGCAACTGATGGCTGCGGCATTGGCGAGCGGCTGCTTTATGATTATGTTTGGCGGGGTCTGGCGAGACTTCCCTGCGGCCGTTCTCTGTGGCGGAGCTGGCTTAGCAGCCGTACAATATTTTCACAGACTCGTTAAAGTTAAGTTTTTCTCAGAGTTTTCTGCATCTTTTTTAATCGGCTTGTTGGCGGCCTTACTGACAGTTGCAGGCTGGGGCCAGATGATGGACAAAATCATTATTGGCTCCGTTATGCCGTTGGTGCCAGGCTTATTAATCACAAATGCCATTCGGGATTTGATGGCTGGACACCTCGTTTCGGGCATATCCAAGGGTGCTGACGCTTGCTTGACATCCTTTGGCATTGGGGCTGGCGTTGCGGTTATCATTTCGTATATGTGA
- a CDS encoding threonine/serine exporter family protein, translating to MLAQLFTSFIATAAFGILFHAPRHSLLQCGFVGMMGWLVYYWTTDSMGPVSASLLATVLIGIISQSFARLYKMPVIIFSVAGMIPLVPGGMAYNAMRQFVQHNYPQALELAMSTLMIAGAIAVGLVLSEVLNQIFRNIRFKPQR from the coding sequence ATGCTTGCACAATTATTCACAAGCTTTATTGCTACCGCTGCTTTCGGCATTCTTTTCCACGCTCCCCGACATTCACTGCTACAATGCGGCTTCGTCGGCATGATGGGCTGGCTCGTCTATTATTGGACTACAGACAGCATGGGACCCGTGAGCGCCAGCCTGTTGGCAACGGTTCTAATCGGAATCATCAGTCAGAGCTTTGCCAGACTGTACAAAATGCCCGTTATTATTTTCAGCGTGGCAGGCATGATTCCACTTGTCCCGGGGGGAATGGCCTACAATGCGATGCGACAGTTTGTACAACATAATTATCCTCAGGCACTGGAGTTAGCTATGAGTACGCTGATGATCGCAGGTGCTATTGCTGTCGGCTTGGTGCTGTCCGAGGTGCTCAATCAAATTTTTCGTAACATACGTTTTAAACCGCAGCGTTAA
- a CDS encoding NAD-dependent malic enzyme, with protein sequence MQGGIGGKNIILRLEISTEHIQFGQLITLVNEHGGDVIAIDVIRTSEKVTVRDITVTIADPAEVDRMIARIKKAQGVKVLSISDRTFLLHLGGKIEMQPKVPIQNRDDLSRVYTPDVARVCMAIHEEQDKAFRLTIKRNTVAVVSDGSAVLGLGNIGPYAAMPVMEGKAMLFKQLGSVDAFPICLDTQDTEEIIKAIKQIAPAFGGINLEDISSPRCFEIEQRLRQELDIPVFHDDQHGTAVVLYAGLINALKVVDKALSDVKIVVCGIGAAGVACTKILLSAGAVNIIGVDRHGAITADETYDHPVWNWYAQHTNPERLSGTLSEVLKDADVFIGLSAGGLLQREDVKRMNEAPVLFTMANPVPEIAPEEIEDIAGVIATGRSDYPNQINNVLCFPGIFRAALDCRAREINEEMKLAAAEAIASTIRPEELNKLYIIPGVFNENAVQRVREKVIRAAIESGTARRVPRDFR encoded by the coding sequence ATGCAAGGCGGTATTGGCGGTAAAAATATCATTTTACGACTGGAAATTTCCACCGAGCACATCCAATTTGGTCAATTGATTACGCTGGTCAACGAACATGGCGGGGACGTTATTGCGATTGACGTCATTCGCACCTCTGAAAAGGTCACCGTGCGGGATATTACAGTTACCATTGCCGACCCGGCCGAAGTTGACCGAATGATTGCCCGGATTAAAAAAGCACAAGGCGTAAAGGTACTTTCCATCTCTGACCGGACCTTTCTGCTGCACCTTGGGGGTAAAATTGAAATGCAGCCCAAGGTTCCGATTCAGAATCGTGACGACTTATCCCGGGTGTACACTCCAGATGTAGCACGCGTGTGCATGGCGATTCATGAGGAGCAGGACAAAGCCTTCCGTTTGACAATCAAACGTAACACCGTTGCTGTCGTCTCTGACGGAAGCGCTGTCCTCGGCTTGGGCAACATTGGCCCCTACGCGGCTATGCCGGTCATGGAAGGCAAAGCTATGCTGTTCAAGCAGCTTGGGTCCGTCGATGCTTTCCCGATTTGTCTGGACACACAGGACACTGAGGAAATCATCAAGGCGATCAAGCAAATCGCTCCAGCTTTCGGCGGTATTAATCTGGAGGATATTTCATCGCCCCGCTGCTTTGAGATTGAGCAGCGGCTGCGTCAGGAGCTGGACATTCCTGTTTTTCATGATGATCAACATGGTACCGCTGTTGTCTTGTACGCAGGGCTGATCAATGCACTCAAGGTCGTCGACAAGGCGCTGTCTGATGTCAAAATCGTGGTCTGCGGTATTGGTGCTGCGGGTGTAGCCTGCACTAAAATTTTGCTGTCTGCGGGTGCCGTTAACATCATTGGTGTAGATCGCCACGGAGCCATTACAGCTGATGAAACATACGATCATCCGGTGTGGAACTGGTACGCACAGCATACCAACCCCGAACGGTTGTCAGGTACGCTGTCCGAGGTTCTGAAAGACGCTGACGTGTTTATCGGTCTATCGGCAGGCGGGCTACTCCAACGGGAAGACGTAAAACGCATGAACGAGGCTCCCGTGCTGTTCACCATGGCTAACCCGGTTCCCGAAATTGCACCCGAGGAAATCGAAGACATCGCAGGTGTCATTGCCACCGGACGTTCAGACTATCCTAACCAGATCAACAACGTGCTTTGCTTTCCCGGCATTTTCCGCGCGGCGCTCGACTGTCGCGCCCGTGAAATTAACGAAGAAATGAAGCTCGCGGCAGCAGAAGCCATTGCGAGTACGATCCGCCCCGAAGAATTAAATAAGCTGTATATCATCCCCGGCGTATTTAACGAGAATGCCGTTCAGCGGGTGCGTGAGAAGGTCATTCGGGCTGCGATTGAGAGCGGAACCGCCAGAAGAGTACCTCGCGATTTCAGGTAA
- a CDS encoding RluA family pseudouridine synthase produces the protein MNNRKPNRKNHTKSTPNTGNSKRSHKPAGKSGSHRPEARGKTGAFDKTAAREHGKPEKNVAKTYIVQESAELLNFLVEHVSGMGRNSIKSALARGQVSVNGIPRTVYNFPLEQGQTVALSKEKITPEVPLTGLRILHEDEAIIVIHKDAGLLSVASAQEQEVTAYRQLTAHVRREHLYNRIFVLHRLDRDTSGVMMFAKSEAIQQEMQQAWKEVVYERTYIALVEGQVKKAAGTITSWLKESKTLKMYSSPYPNDGQHAVTHYKLLQANRHFSLLEVRLETGRKNQIRVHMEDIGHPIVGDKKYGSKAKSIGRLGLHARVLSFVHPVTGVLLRFESDIPKAFLNPFRE, from the coding sequence ATGAACAATCGTAAACCCAATCGAAAAAATCATACAAAATCCACGCCAAACACAGGCAACTCCAAACGCAGCCATAAACCCGCCGGAAAGTCCGGCTCACATAGACCCGAAGCACGGGGCAAAACGGGGGCTTTTGATAAAACTGCTGCCCGAGAGCATGGTAAACCGGAAAAAAACGTTGCAAAAACATACATCGTGCAGGAGTCTGCCGAGCTGTTGAACTTTTTGGTAGAGCATGTGTCTGGCATGGGCCGTAATTCCATTAAATCAGCGTTGGCCCGTGGGCAAGTGTCTGTGAACGGCATTCCTCGTACTGTGTACAATTTTCCGCTGGAGCAAGGTCAGACTGTAGCGCTCTCCAAGGAAAAAATCACTCCCGAGGTGCCCCTGACCGGGCTGCGTATTTTGCATGAGGATGAGGCCATTATTGTCATCCACAAGGATGCCGGGCTGCTGTCCGTCGCCTCTGCGCAGGAACAGGAAGTAACAGCATATCGTCAGCTTACGGCACATGTGCGACGCGAACATCTATATAATCGTATTTTTGTGCTGCATCGTCTGGATCGTGATACATCTGGAGTCATGATGTTTGCGAAAAGTGAAGCCATACAGCAGGAAATGCAACAAGCGTGGAAGGAAGTCGTGTATGAACGAACGTACATCGCTCTCGTAGAAGGACAGGTTAAAAAAGCTGCGGGCACCATCACCTCATGGCTGAAGGAAAGCAAGACGCTGAAAATGTATTCCAGCCCATATCCGAATGACGGACAGCACGCAGTTACTCATTACAAGCTGCTTCAGGCCAATCGGCATTTTTCTTTGCTGGAAGTACGTTTGGAAACCGGACGCAAGAATCAGATTCGCGTTCATATGGAGGATATCGGCCATCCGATTGTGGGAGATAAAAAATACGGCTCCAAGGCCAAATCTATCGGTCGCCTCGGCCTGCATGCGCGCGTACTGTCGTTTGTTCATCCCGTCACGGGGGTATTGCTGCGGTTTGAATCCGACATTCCTAAAGCCTTTTTAAATCCGTTTCGAGAGTAG
- a CDS encoding serine/threonine protein kinase has product MAEQWRQADEIISQVTVYSTEDNDPVTIKTVSQDVRCIGIGTDAAVFTLDALPGYAFKVYSDMAIEKKDAEADVYERLQGSDFFPHYYGKGDKYIVISYESGITLLDCLLQGIPVPEQVILDVEEAREFVRSKGLNPRDIHLKNVLMQDGRAKVLDVSEYVKEGDDKRWEHLVWAYHTFYSGISGVKVPSWILDTIKKWYYKLDNSSFNLEEFAQRVSQLFSKWKS; this is encoded by the coding sequence ATGGCTGAACAATGGAGGCAGGCTGACGAAATTATAAGTCAAGTGACTGTTTACAGCACGGAGGATAATGATCCGGTTACGATTAAAACAGTCTCCCAAGACGTCCGTTGTATTGGCATCGGGACCGATGCGGCCGTATTTACGCTCGATGCGTTGCCCGGCTACGCGTTCAAGGTGTACTCAGACATGGCGATCGAGAAGAAGGATGCGGAGGCCGACGTATACGAGCGTTTGCAGGGGTCCGATTTTTTTCCACATTATTACGGGAAAGGTGACAAGTACATTGTCATAAGCTATGAATCAGGTATTACGCTGCTGGATTGTCTGCTGCAAGGCATTCCAGTGCCGGAGCAAGTCATTCTGGACGTGGAAGAGGCGAGGGAGTTTGTCCGATCCAAAGGGCTGAATCCCCGTGATATTCACCTCAAAAATGTACTGATGCAAGATGGACGCGCTAAAGTATTGGACGTATCCGAATACGTGAAGGAGGGCGATGACAAGCGCTGGGAGCATCTGGTGTGGGCGTATCATACGTTTTACTCAGGTATCTCGGGGGTTAAAGTTCCGTCATGGATTCTGGATACGATTAAAAAATGGTACTACAAGCTGGACAACTCCAGCTTTAATCTGGAGGAGTTCGCTCAACGCGTCAGCCAACTGTTTTCCAAATGGAAGTCATAA
- a CDS encoding FAD-dependent oxidoreductase produces MRQETFCADITVAGGGLAGVCAAVAAARLGQTVALPPTL; encoded by the coding sequence ATGAGACAAGAAACCTTTTGCGCCGATATTACCGTGGCTGGCGGCGGATTGGCCGGTGTCTGCGCGGCTGTTGCGGCGGCTCGTCTGGGGCAGACGGTTGCACTCCCGCCAACATTATAA
- the speD gene encoding adenosylmethionine decarboxylase: MTMTPKQRITLHGFNNLTKSLSFNMYDICYTKTREEREAYIEYIDEQYNADRLTAILKNVSDIIEAHVLNVAQQDYVPQGASVTMLISEGPIVEMPTESYAESPGPLPDSVVIQLDKSHITVHTYPEYHPDEGISTFRADIDVSTCGEISPLKALHYLIHSFDTDIMTIDYRVRGFTRDTNGHKLFIDHDIASIQNYIPDEVRNQYDMIDVNVYQENIFHTKCKLKQFDLDNYLFGYAKESLSGNEQQNITARLKTEMDEIYYGKNMT, encoded by the coding sequence ATGACCATGACACCGAAACAGCGGATTACCTTGCACGGGTTTAACAATCTGACCAAATCACTGAGCTTCAACATGTACGATATTTGTTATACCAAAACAAGGGAAGAACGCGAAGCCTATATCGAATATATTGACGAACAATACAATGCGGATCGACTAACTGCCATTTTAAAAAATGTGTCCGATATCATCGAGGCTCATGTGCTCAACGTAGCCCAGCAGGACTATGTTCCTCAAGGAGCCAGTGTAACAATGCTTATATCGGAAGGTCCTATCGTGGAGATGCCTACAGAATCCTACGCCGAATCACCCGGCCCTCTGCCCGACTCTGTCGTTATACAGTTGGATAAAAGCCATATCACTGTCCACACCTACCCGGAATATCATCCCGACGAGGGAATCAGCACGTTCCGAGCCGATATTGACGTCTCTACCTGTGGGGAAATCTCCCCGCTCAAGGCACTCCATTATTTGATTCATTCCTTCGACACAGATATTATGACGATTGATTATCGGGTACGCGGCTTTACACGTGATACGAATGGGCACAAGCTGTTCATCGACCATGACATCGCCTCCATTCAAAATTATATTCCCGACGAAGTGCGTAACCAGTATGACATGATAGACGTGAATGTGTATCAGGAAAACATTTTCCACACCAAATGCAAGCTGAAACAATTCGATCTGGACAATTATCTATTCGGCTATGCAAAGGAAAGTCTGAGCGGAAACGAGCAGCAGAACATAACCGCCCGTCTTAAAACAGAAATGGATGAAATTTATTATGGCAAAAATATGACGTAG
- a CDS encoding GNAT family N-acetyltransferase → MNRNQSFSIEFARREDLPGIVGIYNSTIAGRMVTADLEPVTVESRIPWFEAHQEDHRPLWVLRHKEAIVGWASLQSFYGRPAYNGTAEISIYVHEDSRGTGAGSRMVQHVLNECPRLGITTLLGFVFGHNEPSIALLRKFGFEQWGYYPRVALLDSIERDLAILGKRVDVEDK, encoded by the coding sequence ATGAATAGGAACCAATCTTTTTCCATTGAATTTGCGCGCAGGGAGGATCTTCCGGGTATTGTGGGCATTTATAATTCCACCATTGCAGGACGAATGGTAACGGCAGATTTGGAGCCCGTGACAGTGGAGAGCCGTATCCCATGGTTTGAGGCTCATCAAGAAGACCATCGACCTTTGTGGGTTCTGAGACATAAAGAGGCGATTGTAGGGTGGGCCAGCCTTCAGTCTTTTTACGGACGTCCAGCTTATAACGGTACGGCGGAAATCAGTATTTATGTCCATGAAGATTCTCGTGGAACTGGAGCAGGAAGTCGTATGGTGCAGCACGTACTGAATGAATGCCCTAGGCTTGGAATTACGACGCTGTTGGGGTTTGTATTCGGTCACAACGAGCCGAGTATCGCCTTGCTGCGGAAATTCGGTTTTGAGCAATGGGGTTATTATCCTCGTGTTGCGCTGCTGGACAGCATTGAGCGGGATCTGGCTATTCTGGGTAAACGAGTGGATGTTGAGGATAAATAG